The genomic region gtattttctatatatatgactAATTAATTGATATAGGTCTCATAAATGCCTTCACAAGAACTCTTCCTATATCTTCATAGCTATGGTGTTATGATTTTTTTTGTGGCAAATCTGATGTTATTCTTTTGACATATATCTTAATTCAATGAAAATTTATATTTTGGCTAAGGCCAAAAATTGATGGTCTAGTTTGCAAGTAAAAccaatatttgtaatgattatctaATTTTTTATTCCTTCCAAATGATAAGAGTATCTTATTTgagaaaaaaacatataaattccatatatatatatatatatataaccctttATATTTTGGCGACACAAGGAAAAACTATTGTTTCATGTAAAACAATTTTCTTAaatatttgattatattttatgGTAAAAATACATAAATGCAACTATATGACCATTAAATTTAGTTCCTACTTGTGACAATGGACTTGCTCATTGAACTTTTAGACATATTTTGTTTATGGCAAAACTTGGAAGACTATTAAGATGTTTCCACACTTACTAGGTATGAGTACTCTATACCTTGCAGCAAATCTCCTACAAATGGGACTTTGGGAAGATTTCCCATGTCCCTTTTTGAACAAATACTTGTACCCATATCAAAATACGCCTCTCTTACAAGCGAGGAAGTAGTTACAATATTAGTGTCACATCACTCCTACAAAGGGGGTGTGTTTAATATTGGTAGTAAAAATGTTTAGTAGGATATAACATGTTGAGTTACCACCTTTCTAGAATTTGAGGCCAATGTGGTACAGTGTCACAGTTATTGACTAGAGGCAATAATTGAGATGAAGGTTTAGTTTAAGTACTTCTAAATAAGGAAGGATCTTAGTTCCTCTTTAAGTTTGTAATCATTTTCATGCATATTACTATTTCTGTATAAATTTTCACTTGAAAGAGTTAGTTTGGATGTGGGTTAGCATGAGAAAAGATGGAGTGCACTCCATAGTTTTTGGTACTACTTGAATTTATTGTTCAATGTATGATGATCATTGTTTCGGTAGTTAGTGCTAGATAGTATTGTTATTAGTAGTGCAAGTATAAAACCTTTATTTTGAATATGGTTTGGTGAATTGATGAATAACTCTACAAAAGAAAATCTATTATGTCTACACTTTCAAGTTTTCTAGAGCTAgtattatactttttagaaacacTTGATATAATATGtagatcaatgatgaaaattaaaagGACTACCACAAAAGAGCTTGTCCACCAATTTACAATGAATACATTGTAACAttcttattttctcttttgattcattgtattttttttttaattttcaattcatgTTTTTTAACCCAATACAATCATCAAACATTTTTATTACTCATTATGTCTTGCCTCACTTATCTATGTTTTTGTTTCCTCTACacaataaaaagaacaacaaataaatgcaaactagatagaatTATCTATGCAAGTATTAGAAAGTTAAGAAGTTTAAATTTAATGTAAAAATGATATAAAACAGTATATATTCTACATTATACCATGCTTGTATAAATGATTGACTCTTttgaataatatttatatattaaaattcaaatatagataaaaaaaaatattaagcaATTTGTATCATGCCATTAAACCTAGTAATCCAATCATATATacaattatataaaaataaattgaatcaaATTATATGCTCTAGCTATTTTGTTCCAAAAACGTACTATCGTACACCAATAACTTTCGTGTTATACTATAATGGGGGACAGTAGCTGCAGCGCTTTAGCCAAGCCCCACAACCATTCTATGTCTATTCTGCAGTTTTTCTATCCACATAACATGAAAGCTATCAGTTATACAATAACAAGATTTTGGAGCCAAATTAGACACATCCCAAATTATATAACCTAACAAATTTGAAAGTATAAAATATCATTTTACCGCTACGACGACTGACTTTGAAAATGCGTTAAAATTAACTTGTCTGCCACGGACCGTGTCTCTGAACGCTTTGAAATGCAAATTTTGACCCTCAATTTTGTTGTGCCACCATTGAATTTAACTGAGTCCTTGGAAGTGACGCTGCTCTTTCATGTGACTTTCCACCTTATAAGTTCTCTTGGAAACATATTAACGGCATAGGAACTTTACCCATGGGAAAATTAGGCTTAAGCCTGCTTTTTGCAGTTACGATGTTTATACAACTGGAGAGTAATGGTGCTGCAGTGGAGGCTGGAGATACTCTTTCGTTAGGCGCCTCGCTTACTGGAAATCAGACAATAGTCTCAAAGAATGGCACATTCGAGTTGGGATTCTTCAGCCCAAATGGAAGCAACTGGTATATTGGCATCTGGTATGCCCAAATACCAGAGAAGACATATGTTTGGGTGGCCAACAGGGAAACTCCCGCCAGAAACCGGTCAGGTGTTTTGAAGCTGTCACGAGAAGGTAATCTGGTGCTGTTCGATGCAGAGGGCGCATCTATTTGGTCAGTCAACACAACAAACAAGGCCTCCCGAGCTGTGATATTGGATTCTGGCAATTTTCTAATTCTGAGCGATGGCAATAAATCTGAAATTCCCGCTTGGCAGAGTTTCGACAATCCTGCAGATACCTGCTTGCCAGGGATGGTGTTCGGTGGACAGCAAAAGCTAGTCTCTTGGAAAAGTTCATCGGATCCTGCTCTTGGGCTTTTTTCCTTACAGGTGGATCCGTCTGGGGCCAAACAACTGGTGCTGACATGGAACAATTCTGTACAATATTGGGAGAGCGGGATTTGGGACGGCAAAATTTACAGTGGAGTTCCAGAAATTGCAGACAAACGTCTCGCCAATATGAGCGTTGTAAGTAATAGCTCAGGTTTGTTTCAAAGTTATACGTTGATTCCTTCCTTCAAGGCACTCGTACGTTTCGTCGTCACTAAGTTCGGACAAGTGCAAGTGGATGTATTCGATGGCGGTAAGTACTGGAGCATGATCTGGTCTGTGCCTAGAGATGGATGTGCCGTATATGGTACCTGTGGTGCGTACGGAATCTGTTACTCCAAAAATCTTCAGTTCTGCAGCTGCGGGGAAGGTTTCAAACCAGTAGATGATCGCGCCTGGGTTTCGCAAGATTGGGTGTCCAGTGGCTGTGTTCGGCAAACCCCGTTAAATTGCAGCACTGACGGATTCATCGACATTGGTGTCACTTTGCCGAATGATTTCGCTTCCTCATACCCTGCATCCACAAAGAAAGATTGCCGGAAAGCCTGCCTCCGCAACTGCTCGTGCACAGCGTTTAGTTTCAGTCAGCCTTCAGGGCCATGCCAAATCTGGTCTGGAGATTTGCTAAACATGCGCAACTCTGCTCCATCAAAAAGCAATTCAAATGTCTTCATTCGGGTAGGTCCCAGTCAACTTTCTCCGAAACGCAAAACCACAATTCCTGTGGGCGTAGTGCTTGGTATTGTAGGTGCACTCACCCTTGCTCTGGGTATCTCTTCAATTTTAATTTGGCGTTGGTATCAGCAACGATCAATGGACAGGCGTGCAGATTCCTCAGAGTCTTTTCTCAGACTGTTTAGTTACAAGGAATTGAAAGTTGCAACAAGGAATTTCAGGTCTATTTTGGGGAGCGGAGGATTCGGATCAGTGTTCAAAGGCTGTCTATCAGATGGTAGAGATGTAGCCGTTAAAAAAATGGTGGCGTCAACACAAGATGAGAAGCAATTCCGAGCAGAAATAAGTTCTCTAGGGAACATACAGCATGTGAATTTGGTCAGGCTTCAGGGGTTTTGTGCAGAAGGATCGAGACGGCTAATGGTTTATGATTACATGCCCAACGGTTCTCTAAGTTCCTTACTGTTCACCAGTGATTCCAAAAGTACACGGGAGGTACTTGACTGGAAGACCCGATTTGAAATCGCACTAGGCACTGCAAGAGGGTTACTTTACCTCCACGAAGAATGCCGAGATTACATCATTCACTGCGATGTTAAGCCTGAAAACATTCTGCTGGATGGTGATTTGTTACCGAAATTAGCTGATTTTGGGTTGGCAAAGCTTGTGGGTAGAGATTTTAGCCGTGTCCTGGCCACTACAAGGGGAACGAGAGGATACTTGGCTCCGGAGTGGATCTCCGGTCTTCCCGTCACTCCCAAGGTTGACGTCTACATTTTTGGTATGACGCTCTTCGAAATCATTTCGGGGCGAAGAAATCTGGACTTAAACGTGCAAGATTCAAGTAAGTTTTACTTTCCCACATGGGCTGCAACTCAAATTTACCAGGGGAGAATAGTTAATATTGTGGAGGAGGATGTTGCAGAGGAGGCAGACATGGAAGAGGTAAGAAGAGCATGTGCTGTAGCGTTGTTATGCATTCAAGAGAACGAGGAAGTGAGGCCAAGCATGAAGCAAGTGGTGCAGATGTTGGAAGGGAAGATGGAACCTCAAATTCTACATATTCCGAGCTCTGCGCTTAGGCCAGCACACCGAAGTCACACAAGCAGCTACAGTGATGGCAATGGTACTAATTAGAATAATGTAAGGGGATAATGCGTTCTAAAATGTAGAGGTAGATTATTGAAGCTTAAATGTTAGTTAATTATATTTTGTTTGTTTGGTTTGCGGTTTGCTTTCTATTGGTTCCTGTTCGATTATGAGGCTCAGATTTAAATGGTGTATGTGGTTTGTGGGCGATTGCATACACCACAGGAGGATTAGTCCGCCTCTGCTCGCCACATCCTCTCTCCAACTTGGCAGTttgtaagaccaaggtaaggatTGGTAGGGCGCTGACAGAGTTGGCATGATGATATGAGTGCTTGGTCCGGATACCACCTCGAGTTACCAAAAAGAAAATATATGTATACAAATATTTTATGTAATAAagattaaatgtaataaattaattttataattttagttttttttttaatttctaaataataaatttaatattgtatctattcaaaaattaaaattttgatgaaggtatatctttatttttatattgtgtttattttgaaaatattatgtttGTTTTGAGAATGTGAAGTCCAAAGATCGTTTAATCATTTTTTTCTTACTTCTTTTCATTTCTTTGTTGCCTCTTCATATTTGAAGAGTTGAACATTTATATAAAAGGATGAGTGCTggttgtgtatgtgtatgtgaaaatagtaaataaatatATTGCCTCGTTTTCTCGTGGAGGTAGCCTTTAATGGTAAACCTTGTCATTTGATGCGGTATGTGTGTATTTTGATAAtctttgattttaattttattatttggtATTATTTTATCTACACTTTAAACTCaacaatttataattaaatatgtaTACTTTGATATATAAATGTTTGTTAACTTTAAGGCAAAATATAAGGCCTTTTGTTAATTCATGTCATTACATTCTATCTTTTCCCACCAACATAGAACTCCTTTATACATTAACTAAGTGAAATAGGCACATTGAAGTAGATTCtagataatttatatacataatacatatatcttaaatacatctatctggAATGTTCTAATTCGATCTATTTATGTAAGAAATATTTCATTTTGATTtatatttgtatatggtgaaaatggatagcaataaacaacaatattgaaagactaaaatggattcaaccaccaaaccctagcctaacaatgaacaaagatccaccataacatatgaagataacctaagacaatgcaaaataactcaaaaatcacaaagattataccatcacatgtccactagggttttgatctccattcttcctatctccattgatcttgtttgatatgcttgctctcagatttttgtatgcacaagagctcaacaaagaacggaatgtggttgcaagtaggatcgtagtgtagtcaagtcctccaaaatcagtcattaggattaGTCATTAGgatttgtcaatgaagaaagcatctccttaaatagaagacacaataagaaatggagggttaagattgagaggtgtaaaaagagaggtcggctaggattagagggtaggtataagaaataccaaaataatgaaagaggtaggtagtgtatgaattaagagatgaatgacatgtgtcatgtgtagaaaaggttaatgaattaattaaataaataaagatttatttaattaatagaagaagtaggacaattaaataaataaaatatttatttaatataggaaagggataatttaaataaataaatgtatttatttaaatgagaaataaggctagaagaggataaatgaattaattaaataaataaagatttatttaattaatagaagaattaggcttagataattaaataaataaaatatttatttaattagacatgacaattttgggtgtctacattttgcccctctttgagacaatgcggcttgtcgcgttgtttcaaagaagataagatgaactgatacagagttgccccaggatgggaatgatatgccccctcgagagattggatgaaaaagtctggaaagattgcagacaatctctcgataagaaagatgggatagaatggactgactagataaagtgacaaagtcacgggatgaggaagactgactcgggaaatgagggcgagggctagggtaggctataagatagaccacgggcaaaagacatcctcattgtcattcacacccttacgagatcacagtgcagagcgagaaaagagcagcaacagtcagcagcgatggcattcgttcatagattcgaccgtgtccgccgattccagcgaccagccgatgcaggagagccagtaagtacccgaaaacctcctcgtactttcacgcatttcaagttttgtcattaatgcatgtttaggagcaataaatgcgctagaaatagggtagtttaaaagtgtaaaaacgcgcaaccgcgtctgtgtcagcgccaggcgcgtctgtgtccaacaggtgcgtctgtgtcgggtccaggcgcgtctgtgcctggaaccgcgtttgtgttgaatgcggacgcgtttgtgaaatgtagtagcgtctgtgcttttgaatagcgtttatgtcatgcagggacgtctgtgttccctggtcgcgtttatgtctggcataggcacgtttgtgtttagaaagcgcgtctgtgttgcagaggcgcgtttatgaagtctataagcgcgtttatgagttaaaagcgcgtgtgtgttgaaaaagtgcgtttatgtgtttaaatgcatggttttagtcctttaggtcaaatcggcagttctgtgatgaacatacgctgtcgattggataagctgctgagaggatacactcaagcaggtcctctaggaagattaggatagatcaaggcactttgtgatgaacagggagcaccaggatatgcagcactttgtgatgaacagggagtgcgaatgtgagtgacactttgtgatgaacagggaatgtcacacacgtagtactttgtgatgaacattgagcactactaggataaatagcaacactttgtgatgaacagtgagtgtcactagggtaaatagccatatgcatttaggtagcgagtagcattttgtgataaacagtgaatgccacgataactgacaagattgatttgattgactgcaggagtatttgccaatgttagagtcacgggagagattcccgtcgacacagagactgcgtccagagttgtccatccaggacatgatttccattgaggagatgggtctcacatatatgctctatgtgcccgagtttcgggcaaacatggggttgctgactgcattggccgagagatggcactcagagacatgcacgtttcacctgccgatgggtgagatgacagtgacactggaggatgtatacaggatattacatgttcctattgatggagagttgatcccctacgaccgtgacggtgacagggaggccttgagacgggtttttcaggatcctgagttggagatgagagcagggcatgtagcctgggacaccatgactgccacaggattggcattgccggcagttattgggggagttatcagtggatacctgtgtccagacagggccacacgaggattggcagtgggctggggaggggccttggagacgctgatggcagagcacactaggtatgcatgggggccatgtgtcctagcacatttgtactatgagctgcatcagtttgtataccacggatcagtggggctgggctgcggtgtgactctattgcaggtgtgggcctatgagcaccttccagtgacgaggccgattcatttcagaggcagaggacagggacagagttttgttcatttgtatgccatgatcacatcccagcctcggattgggagattggagcactggaggagagtcattgatgacattgatatggtgatctggaggccgtacctggggtgcgaggagtggggggacgatgcactggagctgccctacaccttccggagcaggtacctgattgggcggacgccctatatattagagagacagctagtggaccgggtatgcaggcagtatggccggattcagaggatgccccgaggctcgggtatgtatgcccgtactgttagagatcaggtgcagtttggcccactgctatcttatgatcaggcagtgatgcagctagcagagatgatgccgatgccatgggacatgtggccagaggtagatgatgcagggatggacgcagagtactctgcgtactgggcagagcatccatttcctaggttgacagatccagcagagccagtggatggagagggtggaggagatgatgatgagggaggaggggatgcaggtaggggccggcggaggcggaggggagtggtgggagagagacgggtagcacctcggagggatggaggtcaggagagagcagctccagtggtgagaggacggggtggactgcccctacaggtgccagcagcacagggtcccagagagggacagagacaggtgcagccagagggacagagacaggtacagccacaggtacctatacaggcacagggacaggtgcaggcagaggcacagggacaggcacctgtagaggaggagccacaggaagggacggagagcggagactccgaggaggatgaggtggtgaggctgcgggagatctgccagggccaggcagatgagattgaggatttggttcgagagaggaaccacctcaggatcagggtccgagatacagagcgggagagggatcaggccatccagagatataccgaggccgagacagctctgagggcaggtaggcgggcagcagaggatgcaggggcaggctacgcctatgttttgcgagctggagaggagatcgcctactggagggatctatattatgcagccgtgccagcagagcagcaggctaggagcttccagaggtcgtcgcgcacagcgacggctacgggagggagccacaagagacaggcatccagcggtggggttatggggcctccaccaccaccagagggacagggggatccaggggcagggccatctacagctcagactccgtcgaggcgaggtggctccgagggagggagttcctcatagctatagtgggttcccattgtatcagtagatgtatcattgttgtattgtagacacctgcgggtgattcttttgtagccatatgattcttttgacatcattgtattatgacacatttgattgattatatatatgagatgattcatcttttgcggcagctatatgcatgtgtaccttatgtgatgagatgttcttatgtgatgcatgttttatgatatggatgcttatatgatgccatGCAATAtacttttgttcttttatgttgtatatgtgatgcatgatgcgaatgaaaatgtatgtgatgcaaatgattatttacataatgaaaatgtgagatgtgctaacatgtgttgtatgcaggatgtgatgcaattataatatctatatgtatgaaatgcttatatgtggtgatgcaggtgcaactatatgaaatgcaaatgtttttggtgtgtcattatactcagtcatgtgatagcgggctacgcggactcgagaaggacaatggaagtcaatcaagaaagggggatggaagacagaaggtatgaacgtgaaagagcttcttgtgcgttatcatcattgagctttattatggcagaataggttatgacaatcgaggcatatgttcggcccagaaagtcattgtacctgtttgcatggagataagacagtcacaaacaaggaatgccccagttcatactagactcacagtgtcctcatatccttggacaagtcatagcattactaaaagacaatccacagacagcaaatgcaaataagtgacgataccccatcctcgcctttctagtcaaagacatcctggagatagaatctctagtcaaagacatcccggaaaagctaaaagacatgtcaccaaaagataaaaccaaaagaaaaccaagactcgacacccacatccactgtagtcctcaagtttgtgtctcttgtcacttgtttaagtcaaattttgattgtggtcacaatgttcactttcacaaaaaggatagatagcactgaaccatatgttgtctgagtctgttaaaagatttgattttgttgaagcccattgtcgcTGCTGTgtttccttggaaactgactgaatccatgaaactgataccttattgtggagaagatggaactttattgcggatctgtgatgcaaaatgttgctttattgcgaattgcgcgcggatagactgaagagagctagaagaaactgtactcctcgaaacatgtgatgt from Cryptomeria japonica chromosome 3, Sugi_1.0, whole genome shotgun sequence harbors:
- the LOC131029373 gene encoding G-type lectin S-receptor-like serine/threonine-protein kinase At2g19130, with amino-acid sequence MTDDTNPESEILFTMNVDAQNVNIVMDTETAEESEKLAHTEQLTPGKQPETKVHVETAQLTVTHTEKPSTTEIQTQIDPLEGNQKDIIKLIGLTSMAPDTSTGTLPMGKLGLSLLFAVTMFIQLESNGAAVEAGDTLSLGASLTGNQTIVSKNGTFELGFFSPNGSNWYIGIWYAQIPEKTYVWVANRETPARNRSGVLKLSREGNLVLFDAEGASIWSVNTTNKASRAVILDSGNFLILSDGNKSEIPAWQSFDNPADTCLPGMVFGGQQKLVSWKSSSDPALGLFSLQVDPSGAKQLVLTWNNSVQYWESGIWDGKIYSGVPEIADKRLANMSVVSNSSGLFQSYTLIPSFKALVRFVVTKFGQVQVDVFDGGKYWSMIWSVPRDGCAVYGTCGAYGICYSKNLQFCSCGEGFKPVDDRAWVSQDWVSSGCVRQTPLNCSTDGFIDIGVTLPNDFASSYPASTKKDCRKACLRNCSCTAFSFSQPSGPCQIWSGDLLNMRNSAPSKSNSNVFIRVGPSQLSPKRKTTIPVGVVLGIVGALTLALGISSILIWRWYQQRSMDRRADSSESFLRLFSYKELKVATRNFRSILGSGGFGSVFKGCLSDGRDVAVKKMVASTQDEKQFRAEISSLGNIQHVNLVRLQGFCAEGSRRLMVYDYMPNGSLSSLLFTSDSKSTREVLDWKTRFEIALGTARGLLYLHEECRDYIIHCDVKPENILLDGDLLPKLADFGLAKLVGRDFSRVLATTRGTRGYLAPEWISGLPVTPKVDVYIFGMTLFEIISGRRNLDLNVQDSSKFYFPTWAATQIYQGRIVNIVEEDVAEEADMEEVRRACAVALLCIQENEEVRPSMKQVVQMLEGKMEPQILHIPSSALRPAHRSHTSSYSDGNGTN